One region of Quercus lobata isolate SW786 chromosome 2, ValleyOak3.0 Primary Assembly, whole genome shotgun sequence genomic DNA includes:
- the LOC115975441 gene encoding uncharacterized protein LOC115975441: MSLACLVCHSVESPSHSFRSYSVSSSDNDGRCSAFANCLARKSSLIPSAANSCIASSSKVSPQPTIPSNNGMVGAPRLVRSRAVRRDLVRDWNFDEVVMGR; this comes from the coding sequence ATGAGTCTGGCATGTCTTGTGTGTCACAGCGTAGAAAGTCCATCACATTCTTTCAGGAGTTACTCCGTTTCAAGTTCTGACAATGATGGAAGATGTTCAGCTTTTGCCAACTGCTTAGCAAGGAAGTCATCCCTAATACCCTCGGCGGCGAACTCTTGTATCGCATCATCATCCAAAGTGAGTCCACAACCAACAATTCCAAGCAACAATGGCATGGTGGGTGCCCCACGTCTTGTCCGAAGCCGTGCTGTGAGAAGGGATCTTGTGAGAGACTGGAATTTTGATGAAGTTGTGATGGGGCGTTAG